Proteins from a genomic interval of Debaryomyces hansenii CBS767 chromosome E complete sequence:
- a CDS encoding DEHA2E21318p (similar to uniprot|P48527 Saccharomyces cerevisiae YPL097W MSY1 Mitochondrial tyrosyl-tRNA synthetase), whose translation MISKLISGNGRARTLFPFVSSLTSNKRFQTTMPAISKEDLPETVTIIPTISELTKLGDFSNDIDVSLVGHLQSRYLVESITHDDLFKWTDPSSEKRFKLYCGADPTAESLHLGNLLPLMVLLHFNLRGHDVVGLVGGATGAVGDPSGRTTERTQLAEEKRLDNVNRIQNQLSNFLKQGVEYAKSRNFPIQKQGQIFTENNAKWWESIKILDFLSTYGKHIRVSAMLGRDSIQSRLKSEHGLGFNEFSYQVLQAYDFWHLFKNEKVNLQIGGNDQWGNITAGVDLISRLQKHFNRVSKPKDKIEEPSFGMTVPLLTTPTGEKFGKSAGNAIFINEKLTTPYQLYQYFINTPDEIVAKLLKVFTILPMATIEKIVQKHNEDPGIRAAQRILAREVTDLIHGNGMGDKMAYVTSFLFPTPDQPFIDDISANKLISVFEKSGILVRFKFDDFNIDDLKLSTLLAKVMKKSKTETKNLIAAGGIYLGLDRNQHIDPEDVVLFDKDHLIDGKLLLVRAGKQNYYVVEFS comes from the coding sequence atgatAAGTAAACTTATAAGTGGGAATGGTAGGGCCAGGACCCTTTTCCCTTTTGTGTCTAGCTTAACTAGTAacaaaagatttcaaaCGACAATGCCTGCAATTCTGAAAGAAGACTTACCAGAAACTGTTACCATTATTCCAACGATTTCTGAATTAACTAAACTTGgtgatttttcaaatgataTAGATGTGTCATTGGTTGGCCATTTACAATCTCGTTACTTAGTTGAATCTATAACGcatgatgatttatttaagTGGACAGATCCATCCTCAGAAAAGAGGTTCAAGTTATACTGTGGAGCTGATCCAACTGCAGAGTCTTTACATTTAGGAAATTTGTTGCCGTTAATGGTACTACTTCATTTTAATTTGAGGGGTCATGATGTAGTGGGGTTAGTAGGTGGTGCTACTGGTGCTGTTGGTGACCCAAGTGGCCGTACGACCGAGAGAACTCAGCTAGCTGAAGAGAAAAGACTAGACAATGTAAatagaattcaaaatcagtTATCCAATTTTTTAAAGCAAGGTGTTGAGTATGCGAAGTCAAGAAACTTTCCTATTCAAAAGCAAGGTCAAATATTTACAGAAAACAACGCCAAGTGGTGGGAATCCATTAAGATATTAGACTTCTTATCTACCTATGGGAAACATATTAGAGTGTCCGCTATGTTGGGACGTGATTCTATTCAATCAAGATTAAAATCTGAGCACGGGTTGGggtttaatgaattttcaTATCAGGTATTGCAGGCATATGATTTTTGGCATTTgttcaaaaatgaaaaagtgAATTTACAAATAGGCGGAAATGACCAATGGGGTAATATTACTGCAGGTgttgatttgatttctaGGTTACAGAAGCATTTTAATAGGGTTTCAAAACCTAAAGACAAAATAGAAGAACCATCATTCGGAATGACGGTTCCATTATTGACAACTCCAACTGGTGAAAAGTTTGGAAAATCAGCGGGAAATgctatatttataaatgaaaaGTTAACTACACCTTACCAgttatatcaatattttattaatactcCGGATGAAATAGTTGCCAAACTCTTGAAAGTCTTCACAATTTTACCAATGGCTACGATCGAAAAAATTGTTCAGAAGCATAATGAGGATCCAGGAATAAGGGCAGCACAGAGAATTTTGGCTCGTGAAGTAACCGACTTGATCCATGGTAATGGAATGGGAGATAAAATGGCCTATGTAACAAGCTTTTTATTTCCTACACCTGATCAACCCTTcattgatgatatttcggctaataaattaattagcgtatttgaaaaatcagGAATATTGGTGAGATTTAAATTCgatgattttaatattgatgatttaaaattaagTACCTTGTTGGCGAAAGtgatgaaaaaatcaaagaCTGAAACCAAAAACTTGATTGCAGCAGGGGGTATTTATTTGGGGCTTGATAGGAACCAACATATTGACCCGGAAGATGTGGTCTTATTCGACAAAGATCACTTAATTGATGGAAAATTATTACTTGTTAGAGCTGGAAAACAAAATTACTACGTTGTTGAATTCAGCTGA